From the Acidithiobacillus sp. genome, the window CCAACGATATTGGATGGGTTGACGTATGTCGGTATCGCCCGGCTTATAAACCGGGCGTGGATTGAAACCGGTGAGCGGTCGCCCAGATAACCCGCAGTGCTGTATCGCCCGGCTTATAAACCGGGCGTGGATTGAAACTCGTGGTGCTCATCAATACCTTGATCAGTTATGTGTTTGTGGCGCCGCCTGTCAAATTGGACGGACGGCTGGTTTGCCGGGCGAGTTTTACTATAAAATTTTTCGCAAATACAGATTGTTATATAAAAATCGCCTCAAGCATCCCGCCGTCCACAGATATCATCCTGCCCATTCTCCCGCGCCGCCTTATCCGCCGCCGCCGCCGCCGCCTCATTCGGCAAGGCGTCTTCTTGTGAATCGCCAATCACGGCATCGCGGCCCGCCATGAACGATGCCCAGGCGTCCTCGATGGCGTCAAAAGCCTTCTCTGGCACCGTTGCAGCGTACTGCTTTCTGCGATTTTTCGAGACACTGCCGGCATTCTCGATGCAAGAGCGGATCAAGACGGACAAATCCTTGTTACGCACATCATGATGGGCGTCCACCTGGGCATATACGGCATCGTAACACCGCAACGCATCGACTTCCGACCGCAAATCTTCCTGCAGTGCGGACTTCGCCATTTCCAGACCAAATCGTACCTGATCGGTGGCATCCCAATAGCGGTAGGCGGTCCCGTCACCGCGCATCGTGAACTCAAACCGATCTTCATCAATCCAGTGCACATCCCAAAGGTTACGTGCAGGAACAGAGAAACTCTGCAGAGACTGCAAATACCGTTGCTCATACCGTTTCATGGCGACGGACACCGGCAATAGTATCCTGCCAACCGTGGGACTCTCCATCTGCCCGGATTGCGCCAGTGTACGGTGGAACAAAAACCGCGAAAGCCGGCCATTACCATCCATGAAAGGATGCGCGTAAACAAAGGCGAAAGACACCACGCTGGCCGCCACCAAAGGATCCACTTCTTTGTGCAATGTATCTGCCATGCGCGTGATATGCGGCATCATCTCATCCAGCAACTCCGGTGATGGCGGAATGTAAGAGACGCTGGCTGCCCCGCGCAAGCCGTTTTGCAGCCAGTTTTGGGTGCCGCGATAACCGGCGGCACGATCAAAAGGATTGGTGATAACGGCGTTCTGGAGGCCAGTTAAATAGGTTTCATCACAAACATCGGGATCGAAAGCCTTCTGCAGCAGATCTGCAAACGCCTGGGCCTTGTCATACGGCACAGACTCACGCTCAATGGCAAAAGAGCCTTCCGTCTCGCTCAGGTAGGCCCAGGCAACAGCCCGGTCCACAATCCGCTGATCCGTATTCTCAAAAAAAGATCGCACCTGCCCCAGGATATCTTCTTCCAGAAGATGCTGAATGGCTTCCGTGCGCCGAACGGTTACGCAATAGTCCAAACCGCCTAATCCGTTGAAGGCTATCCGCCAGCGACTGTCTTTCTGCGAAATGTAGGAAGTGATATAGCGTTCCGGATCAAAAAGCGGAACCGTAGGCGCTGTAATCTCTGGCACATCAGTTAATCGGTGTCCAGTTGCATGTTCCCACAGGTAGGCCGTGATGCGCAGATAGGCGCTATTGGGTTTTCCACACAAGGCATCTTGCAATGAATCGGCGGAAATGTGCTGCATGGCTCCGAGAAGAATGGGCAAGTTCACGCCTTCGTACTTGAGCGCAAACAAAACGTGGTCCAGCGGAGACTCGC encodes:
- a CDS encoding Fic family protein, yielding MPILLGAMQHISADSLQDALCGKPNSAYLRITAYLWEHATGHRLTDVPEITAPTVPLFDPERYITSYISQKDSRWRIAFNGLGGLDYCVTVRRTEAIQHLLEEDILGQVRSFFENTDQRIVDRAVAWAYLSETEGSFAIERESVPYDKAQAFADLLQKAFDPDVCDETYLTGLQNAVITNPFDRAAGYRGTQNWLQNGLRGAASVSYIPPSPELLDEMMPHITRMADTLHKEVDPLVAASVVSFAFVYAHPFMDGNGRLSRFLFHRTLAQSGQMESPTVGRILLPVSVAMKRYEQRYLQSLQSFSVPARNLWDVHWIDEDRFEFTMRGDGTAYRYWDATDQVRFGLEMAKSALQEDLRSEVDALRCYDAVYAQVDAHHDVRNKDLSVLIRSCIENAGSVSKNRRKQYAATVPEKAFDAIEDAWASFMAGRDAVIGDSQEDALPNEAAAAAADKAARENGQDDICGRRDA